In a genomic window of Spirochaetota bacterium:
- the larB gene encoding nickel pincer cofactor biosynthesis protein LarB, whose product MSQSSLNNLLQRFKNGLVSDEDFLQQLSHITIEQLGHTTLDHHRHTRLGFPEVIFCQNKTPQQVADIAKALAKRKTSFLGTRATREHYNKVKKYIKKAHYNEAGKIISYRAQTLHHKPHKLLIITAGTSDIPVAEEAKETAHIMGLTVETIYDIGVAGIHRVFHNWGNIYDATVIIVIAGMEGALPSVIGGLVPCPVIAVPTSVGYGASFGGVAALLGMLNSCAPGISVVNIDNGFGAVYCAYRIIRNL is encoded by the coding sequence ATGAGTCAGTCTTCACTTAACAATTTACTGCAACGGTTTAAAAATGGGCTTGTTTCTGATGAGGATTTTTTACAACAACTATCGCACATTACAATAGAACAGTTAGGCCACACTACACTGGATCATCACCGTCACACACGGTTAGGTTTTCCTGAAGTCATTTTTTGCCAAAATAAAACTCCCCAACAGGTTGCCGACATTGCCAAGGCGTTAGCCAAACGTAAGACAAGTTTTTTAGGTACACGTGCCACCAGAGAGCACTACAACAAAGTTAAAAAGTATATTAAAAAGGCTCACTATAATGAAGCTGGTAAAATCATTTCTTACCGTGCACAAACGCTTCATCATAAACCACACAAACTTTTAATTATAACTGCTGGCACATCCGATATTCCGGTTGCTGAAGAAGCAAAGGAAACCGCGCACATTATGGGGCTTACTGTTGAAACAATCTATGATATTGGGGTTGCAGGAATACATCGTGTATTTCATAACTGGGGAAATATTTATGATGCCACAGTCATTATTGTTATAGCCGGTATGGAAGGTGCACTACCAAGCGTTATTGGGGGATTAGTGCCCTGCCCTGTTATTGCAGTGCCAACTTCAGTTGGGTATGGTGCTTCATTTGGTGGTGTGGCAGCGCTACTTGGGATGCTCAACTCATGCGCACCGGGGATTAGCGTTGTTAACATTGACAACGGCTTTGGCGCTGTATACTGTGCCTACCGTATTATTCGCAATTTGTAG
- the larC gene encoding nickel pincer cofactor biosynthesis protein LarC — protein sequence MKILYCDVQLGASGDMLVGAFLDMGLPVNVLTTQLQSLSVKGFAIVPEKVKRYGIQGTQAGITARIDTTNRNLAAINDIIAHTTCSDTVKKNAMKVFDTLAAAEGAVHGIPKEEVHFHEVGAIDSIVDILSFCIGIEYFAIDTLYYSPFALGTGTIKTHHGTLPLPAPATVKLTVGKKVMFTGLEGELTTPTAAAILVTLGTQLSHFGGTVANVGIGFGTRDYGFPSYTRALLIDDNSFEYEVLSVLECTIDDMNPEIYPHVAELLFEAGARDVYMQQVIAKKGRPGVVVSVLCPLDVVNQCTQILLRQTTTLGVRAYTVNRYSLPREFATVTLYGEEIHIKQSYRYQELSPKPEFEDCKKVAVKTGKPLYVIMEEALKEYYKQKKL from the coding sequence ATGAAAATACTCTACTGTGATGTGCAATTAGGCGCTTCAGGTGATATGCTTGTTGGCGCATTTCTTGATATGGGGCTTCCTGTTAATGTCCTTACTACCCAGCTCCAATCATTATCAGTAAAAGGTTTTGCGATAGTTCCTGAAAAAGTAAAGCGCTATGGTATACAGGGCACTCAGGCTGGTATTACCGCACGCATTGACACCACTAACCGTAATCTTGCGGCCATAAACGATATTATTGCACACACGACGTGCTCTGACACCGTAAAAAAAAATGCAATGAAGGTTTTTGATACATTAGCCGCTGCTGAAGGCGCAGTACACGGCATTCCAAAGGAAGAGGTTCACTTTCATGAGGTTGGAGCCATTGATAGCATTGTAGATATACTTTCTTTTTGCATTGGCATTGAATATTTTGCAATTGATACACTGTATTACAGCCCATTTGCGCTGGGCACAGGTACTATCAAAACGCACCATGGTACTTTGCCGTTACCTGCCCCGGCAACCGTTAAGCTTACCGTTGGCAAAAAGGTTATGTTTACCGGACTGGAAGGGGAACTTACTACACCAACGGCTGCTGCCATCCTAGTAACGCTTGGCACACAACTTTCACATTTTGGAGGTACTGTAGCAAATGTGGGTATTGGGTTTGGCACCCGTGATTATGGTTTTCCCAGTTATACCAGAGCTTTGCTTATTGATGATAACTCTTTTGAATATGAAGTTCTGAGTGTACTGGAATGCACCATTGACGACATGAATCCTGAAATATATCCCCATGTGGCTGAGTTACTGTTTGAGGCGGGTGCACGGGACGTGTATATGCAGCAGGTTATAGCAAAAAAAGGGCGTCCCGGGGTGGTTGTTTCGGTACTCTGCCCTCTAGATGTAGTTAATCAATGTACACAGATTCTTTTACGGCAAACAACCACCCTGGGGGTCAGAGCATATACCGTCAACCGCTATTCGCTACCACGGGAGTTTGCAACCGTTACCCTGTACGGAGAAGAGATACATATAAAGCAAAGTTACCGTTATCAGGAACTATCGCCAAAACCTGAATTTGAGGATTGTAAAAAAGTAGCAGTAAAAACAGGAAAACCTTTATATGTAATAATGGAAGAGGCTCTAAAGGAATACTACAAACAGAAGAAATTATAG
- a CDS encoding chemotaxis protein CheW: protein MKTQTKDTALSSMQIVCFNIGKEEYGIEILKVQEILKLPAVTPLPKSADYIMGVIDLRGKVIPIIDLGVRFGISEKGAKNKRAIVVDIKGKRIGLAIDQVSHVIKLEHKDIEPPPPIVKGISGKFIIGIGKVENKFVIILDIDQIFSSEELKQL from the coding sequence ATGAAAACCCAGACTAAAGATACAGCACTAAGCAGCATGCAGATAGTATGCTTCAATATTGGTAAGGAAGAATATGGCATTGAAATTTTAAAAGTACAGGAAATCCTTAAACTGCCAGCAGTTACACCACTCCCAAAATCGGCGGATTATATTATGGGGGTCATTGATTTACGGGGCAAGGTTATACCAATTATTGATTTAGGTGTGCGCTTTGGTATTTCCGAAAAGGGTGCAAAAAATAAACGGGCAATAGTTGTTGATATAAAAGGCAAGCGTATAGGGCTAGCAATAGACCAGGTAAGTCATGTAATCAAACTGGAACACAAAGATATTGAACCGCCCCCGCCAATTGTGAAAGGTATATCGGGCAAATTTATCATTGGTATTGGGAAGGTTGAAAACAAGTTTGTCATTATTCTTGATATTGACCAGATTTTCTCTTCTGAGGAATTGAAGCAGCTATAA
- a CDS encoding LapA family protein yields MHAKVISISIILLLFVIIILQNTQPVSLTILTWNITLPFIVMLFATLIIGLVSGMIVSSLAFRKKRKGTIKVDTKS; encoded by the coding sequence ATGCACGCAAAAGTAATAAGCATATCAATTATTCTTCTTTTGTTTGTGATAATAATTTTGCAAAATACCCAACCGGTTTCATTAACTATTCTTACGTGGAATATTACCCTGCCATTTATTGTAATGCTTTTTGCTACTTTAATAATTGGATTGGTGTCCGGTATGATAGTGAGTTCTTTAGCATTCCGAAAAAAGCGTAAAGGTACCATAAAAGTGGATACTAAATCATGA
- a CDS encoding glycosyltransferase codes for MSFKSTFNEQIISMLHIFVNEQKKRFPSNEVLTIDLHCHDHNSNIPDEQLGRILGIPETWLPTDNLLTTLKNHGCDTFTITNHNNAHSCYELLDKGHDVLVGAEFSCTVPDYKIGIHVLTYGFTPEQEIKLNKYRNDIYKFLDYTLDHDLPTIWAHPLYHYKSKGIPPMEFFDKMALLFERFEVINGQRDSWQNMLVKQWIESLTPDKLEELSHKFKIKPDRFCKRSYDKYMSGGSDSHMGIFTGLTGTYLHIPDLTERLKTEKRSALALEAIKKGAMAPFGTHNDSEKMAISFIDYFCQIGLNMKDPGLPHILLHKGDVKDKLTALAITNAFHELKRHKTTLNFLELFHNSLIGKTFSKTKRFYVSKDYKRVFDIAYKLSRYTKTRKKDDVTFYTQSIYGIYKELVQLLLKRSDKHINELLNNDQFKLKEFESFFKNIEIPSHFRKYIEGNEKSNGNGSVKVNLPKLFDELSFPFLGSAVIAAAFFTSARVMYKARPLLYEFAKEHNTLKHPERTLWLTDTFTDSNGVAMVLQSMLKEIQTRDLPIDIITISSTLESQDHLIVIRPLKEFTLPFYEQQPLRIPDILEIHNIFKQGEYSRIIASTEGPMGLAALWLKYAYSVPAFFYVHTDWMMFAEQTLKLTDENLHNFRRLLRTFYKGFDGLFVLNNEHRKWLTGKDMGFNPSQVFLTAHWVEEIFKPHTIKKDEIFGVNNTTPIILFTGRLSEEKGVMDIPKIMEIVKQKHPEAKVVFAGIGPKEQELKQLLPDAIFLGWIQHDTLPRIYSAADVLVLPSRFDTFGCVVLEALSCGLPVLAYNTKGPRDIINNGLNGYLVKNEIEMGQKITELLDNPLLMNLFKNQALLRAHEFSPDAIIKQFINDLNTAA; via the coding sequence ATGAGTTTTAAAAGTACATTTAATGAACAAATCATTTCCATGCTGCACATTTTTGTAAACGAACAAAAGAAACGTTTCCCTTCTAATGAAGTGTTAACGATTGACCTGCACTGCCATGATCACAACAGCAATATTCCCGACGAACAGTTAGGAAGAATATTAGGAATTCCTGAAACGTGGCTGCCAACTGATAATTTGCTTACAACTCTTAAGAACCACGGTTGCGATACATTTACAATAACAAATCACAATAATGCCCACTCATGTTATGAGCTTTTAGATAAGGGACATGATGTGCTTGTTGGTGCTGAGTTTAGTTGTACCGTACCCGATTATAAGATTGGCATCCATGTTCTTACGTATGGGTTTACACCTGAGCAGGAAATTAAGTTGAATAAATACCGTAATGATATATATAAATTTTTAGATTACACACTTGATCATGACCTTCCAACCATATGGGCACATCCATTGTATCACTACAAATCAAAGGGTATTCCACCTATGGAATTCTTTGACAAGATGGCTCTTCTCTTTGAACGATTTGAAGTCATCAATGGCCAGCGCGATAGCTGGCAGAATATGCTGGTAAAGCAATGGATTGAATCATTAACGCCCGATAAATTAGAAGAGCTATCGCACAAATTCAAAATAAAACCCGATAGATTTTGCAAAAGATCCTATGACAAGTATATGTCTGGTGGTTCCGATAGTCACATGGGAATATTCACTGGCTTAACGGGAACCTATCTGCACATCCCTGATTTAACCGAAAGATTGAAAACTGAAAAGCGTTCGGCACTGGCACTTGAAGCCATAAAAAAAGGTGCAATGGCTCCTTTTGGTACACACAATGACAGTGAAAAGATGGCAATTTCTTTCATTGATTATTTTTGCCAGATAGGCTTGAATATGAAAGATCCTGGTCTTCCCCATATTCTGTTACACAAAGGTGACGTCAAAGACAAACTGACTGCGCTAGCAATAACCAATGCATTCCATGAATTAAAGCGGCATAAAACTACTTTAAACTTTTTAGAGCTTTTTCACAATTCATTAATTGGGAAAACATTTTCCAAAACAAAACGATTCTATGTAAGCAAAGATTATAAAAGGGTTTTTGATATTGCCTACAAACTATCACGATATACAAAAACCAGGAAAAAAGATGATGTGACATTCTATACACAATCAATATATGGAATATATAAAGAGCTTGTGCAACTGCTTTTGAAGCGTTCTGACAAGCATATAAACGAATTGCTAAACAATGACCAATTTAAATTAAAAGAATTTGAATCATTCTTTAAAAATATTGAAATCCCAAGCCATTTTAGAAAATATATTGAAGGTAATGAAAAATCTAATGGTAATGGTTCAGTCAAAGTTAACCTACCAAAACTTTTTGACGAGTTATCATTCCCGTTTTTAGGATCAGCTGTGATTGCTGCAGCCTTCTTTACCAGTGCGCGCGTAATGTATAAAGCACGACCTTTGCTTTATGAATTTGCAAAAGAACACAATACCCTCAAACATCCGGAACGCACATTATGGCTCACTGATACATTTACCGATTCCAATGGTGTTGCAATGGTATTGCAATCCATGCTTAAGGAAATTCAAACACGTGATCTACCCATTGATATCATTACTATCAGCAGTACACTTGAATCACAGGATCACTTAATTGTTATCAGGCCACTGAAAGAATTTACCCTTCCATTTTATGAACAGCAACCATTGCGTATCCCCGATATTCTTGAAATCCACAATATCTTCAAACAAGGGGAATACAGTAGAATTATTGCTTCAACCGAAGGACCAATGGGATTAGCTGCACTGTGGTTAAAATATGCATATTCCGTTCCTGCATTTTTCTATGTGCACACTGACTGGATGATGTTTGCAGAACAAACATTAAAGTTAACCGATGAAAACTTACATAATTTCAGGCGTCTGTTGCGGACCTTTTACAAAGGATTTGATGGATTGTTTGTTCTTAATAACGAACACCGCAAATGGCTAACAGGCAAAGACATGGGCTTTAACCCATCACAGGTATTTTTAACTGCACACTGGGTTGAAGAAATTTTCAAACCCCATACGATAAAAAAAGATGAAATTTTTGGAGTGAATAACACAACGCCTATAATACTTTTTACAGGAAGACTATCAGAAGAAAAAGGTGTTATGGATATTCCAAAAATCATGGAGATAGTTAAGCAAAAACATCCTGAGGCAAAAGTGGTTTTTGCCGGTATTGGACCAAAAGAACAAGAATTAAAACAGCTTTTGCCTGATGCAATCTTTTTAGGATGGATACAGCATGATACTTTACCCAGGATATACTCAGCAGCAGATGTTTTGGTTTTGCCATCACGATTTGATACATTTGGATGTGTTGTGCTTGAAGCATTATCGTGCGGACTGCCTGTACTAGCTTACAACACAAAAGGGCCCAGGGATATTATTAACAACGGTTTAAATGGATATCTGGTCAAAAATGAGATTGAAATGGGCCAAAAGATCACAGAACTTTTGGATAATCCTCTGCTTATGAACCTCTTCAAAAATCAAGCATTACTCCGTGCCCATGAATTCAGCCCTGATGCAATTATTAAGCAATTCATCAATGACCTTAACACAGCAGCATAG
- a CDS encoding alpha-glucosidase has protein sequence MTLTQQHSQHHIWWKHGVLYHIYPRSFYDANDDGIGDLRGIIEKFDYLVNLGIDAIWLSPIYASPMYDCGYDISDYYNIDPCFGTLDDFKTLLAIAHSNNIKIIMDMVLNHTSHLHPWFIESSSSRDNPKRNWYVWQDHVNRKAPNNWKSAYLSSAWEWHEPTQQFYLHSFLKEQPDLNWHNPEVKQAMFDVLRYWLDMGVDGFRLDVINYCYKDKRLRNNPFSFNPFNEQIEKYNRNRPENYTLVQEIRQLVDLYHDRMVVGEVFCYPPGNPELSASYLCNGKGLNLAFDFSLLYQPFEAHKIYKSIKHWFNVIPENCWPCNVLSNHDQPRYADKHNSDNIDAVQRLLLLMLLTLRGTPFIYYGEEIGMKNCSIPLRHIKDPAGKRFWPIYTGRDCSRTPMQWSDEANAGFSKSCSWLPIDSNYRTINVKNQSKDRYSLLSFFKDLIQLRKKHPALTHGTWEPIVKGKNGILAYIRKIDPETLCIILNFNDSTSFLHYPYEAQWKVLYSTHRSRFEHFADLRFQCYPYEATILKKIGNL, from the coding sequence ATGACCTTAACACAGCAGCATAGTCAACATCATATATGGTGGAAGCACGGGGTACTATATCACATCTATCCCCGCAGTTTCTATGATGCAAATGATGATGGCATAGGTGATTTGCGCGGTATCATTGAAAAATTTGATTATCTTGTTAACCTGGGTATTGATGCTATATGGCTTTCGCCTATTTATGCTTCACCAATGTATGACTGTGGTTATGATATAAGTGATTATTACAACATTGATCCATGTTTTGGTACATTGGATGATTTTAAAACATTATTGGCGATAGCTCATAGTAATAACATAAAGATTATAATGGACATGGTGTTAAACCATACATCACACCTGCATCCATGGTTTATTGAATCATCCTCATCACGCGATAATCCCAAACGCAATTGGTATGTGTGGCAAGACCATGTAAATAGGAAAGCACCAAACAACTGGAAATCAGCATATTTGTCAAGTGCATGGGAATGGCATGAGCCCACACAACAATTTTATTTACATTCATTTCTTAAAGAACAACCCGATCTTAACTGGCATAATCCTGAAGTTAAACAGGCAATGTTTGATGTGTTACGGTACTGGCTTGATATGGGAGTTGACGGATTTAGATTGGATGTGATTAATTACTGCTATAAAGATAAGCGTCTGCGAAACAACCCTTTCTCGTTTAACCCGTTCAATGAACAGATAGAAAAATATAATAGAAATAGGCCTGAAAATTATACACTGGTACAAGAAATACGGCAACTGGTTGATTTATACCATGATAGAATGGTCGTTGGTGAAGTATTTTGCTATCCACCAGGTAATCCGGAATTATCCGCAAGCTATCTTTGTAATGGCAAAGGTTTGAATTTAGCTTTTGATTTTTCACTACTATATCAGCCTTTTGAGGCACACAAAATTTACAAGTCTATCAAACACTGGTTCAACGTCATACCTGAAAATTGCTGGCCTTGTAATGTATTATCAAATCATGATCAACCACGATATGCTGATAAACATAACAGCGACAACATTGACGCAGTTCAACGTTTGCTATTATTAATGCTTCTGACATTACGCGGAACTCCATTCATTTACTATGGCGAAGAAATTGGCATGAAAAATTGCTCTATTCCACTTCGCCATATTAAGGATCCTGCAGGGAAAAGGTTCTGGCCTATATACACGGGAAGAGATTGTTCGCGTACTCCTATGCAGTGGTCAGATGAAGCTAATGCTGGTTTCAGCAAAAGTTGCAGCTGGCTTCCCATTGACAGTAACTATCGCACAATAAATGTAAAAAACCAAAGTAAAGACCGGTATTCCCTGCTATCTTTTTTTAAAGATTTAATACAATTGCGAAAAAAACATCCTGCACTTACTCATGGAACCTGGGAACCTATTGTAAAAGGGAAAAATGGCATTTTAGCATATATACGCAAAATTGATCCTGAAACTTTATGCATTATACTAAACTTTAATGATAGCACCAGCTTTTTACATTACCCCTACGAAGCACAATGGAAAGTACTATATTCAACTCATCGAAGCAGATTTGAGCATTTTGCCGACCTACGTTTTCAGTGTTATCCTTATGAAGCAACTATTTTAAAGAAGATAGGAAACCTGTAA